From the Candidatus Latescibacter sp. genome, the window AAACGTACATAAGTATTATCTCAACTTATTTTCAAACAAATACTTAAGCATATTTATAAGGCAGCCCCCTATATCCCCCGGAGGGGGACTTAACATGGTAAAGATAATAACATGTAAGTTCAACATATTTGTAAAAAAAAAACTGTTACACTTTGTCTTTCGGTTTTTTTAAGTCCCCTTTTGGGGGATTTAGGGGGCTGTAGTATTGACTCTTGCAGAAAGAAAATCCTTTTTTATGAATAATCCGGGTTAAAGAGAAGATACTAAAATTAAGCTCGTTTAATATTTTAGAGGAGTCTGGGTTGTATCAAGGGTGGATGAGTGCATTTGCTGTATTGAGCGAATCTGTTCACTCGACTTTGCCTGACTTGCAAAAAGAGTTTTTGAGATTGGATGATTCAAAACTGGTGATTCATATTGGTCCGAAGGATAAAGATGTGGATATTTTATTGATTACTGCCATAACTGCAATATTGACTGCTATAGATAAAATTAATGACTTATTTGTTTTTGGCATCGAAAAAACGATTGAAAATTATGGAGAAAAACTTAGCGTTATAAATAAACAGTTTACAGAGGAGAAGTTTGAAAATCCACCTCAACCCACATAGATATTAATTTACAATGCAACACTGGTAGTTTATTGAATATTGTTATACAAAATAAATTGTTTTAATGCAACTTGAGGGAATTTTAATATGAAACAATTCGAGCGTATAACCATCAATCCCGATGTGTGCACCGGAAAACCGTGCATACGTGGACTACGTTTCCCGGTTTCACGGCTGCTTGGTCTTCTTGCTTCCAGCGAAACGATTGAGACAATTCTCAGAGACTATCCGTATCTTGAAAAAGGTGACATTGAGGAAGCGTTACAGTATGCAGCCTGGCTTGCAGAAGAAGAAACCGTGGAAGTGTCGAAATGAAGCGGTGGAAGGATGCCTTTCATGTCTGAAATAAGCCGATTTTTTGGCATCGTGATATCTATGTATTACCGGGAACATTTTCCTCCACATTTTCATGCCCGATATGGTGAATATAAAGCTGGTATAAAAATTGATGATTTTACGGTTTTTGAAGGAAACCTGCCGCCAAGAGCTCTTGGAATGATTATTGAATGGGCTGCTCAGCATAAAGATGAACTTGCATCCAATTGGAGCTCTGTGCAAGACAAAAAACCGCTCCTTCAAATCGAACCTCTCAAATAAGGAGGTCATATGTTTCACGATGCGACGAATGTAAAATACCTTGGAAATTACCACTTGGAAGTTGAATTCGATACCGGAGAGAAAGGAATTGTTGACCTCAGCGACTTATCTAAAGAGGGAGGAGTATTCAGCCGTTTTTCCGATATCGAGTATTTCAAGCAGGTATATATCAATAAAGAACTAGGCGTACTTACCTGGCCGGGTGATATTGATTTAGCCCCGGAAACCATCTACAGCATGGCCACCGGAAAACCGCTTCCGGAATGGATGGAAGTGGAAGATGAGTGAAGGAATGCTTGTATCATTTTCAGTAAACGGTATCACACATACCGCAATTGTTCATGAAGCCGAAGAAGGGGGATACTGGGCGGAAGTACCATCCATTCCGGGGTGCGCTACTCAGGGAGACACTCTCGATGAATTGCTCCATAATTTGCATGAGGCAGTGGAAGGTTGTTTATTAGCTGAAATTGCCCCGAATACAATTTAAAACTATAAAATTCTTGTTTTAGAGAAGTAACTGGGTTTTCCCCTCTATTGCGCGGGGTCCCCGGCTTTTGCTCGCAAAAGTTGGGGTGCACAAAGAGAGGGAATTATGGGGTGAGTTATCTTCATGATCGCAAAACGCATCATCCCCTGCATGGATGTGGACAAGGGCCGGGTGGTCAAAGGCGTCAACTATGTGAACCTGCGCGACGCCGGAGATCCGGTGGAGCAGGCGCGGTTCTATGACGCCGAGATGGCCGACGAGCTGGTGTTCCTCGATATCACCGCATCTTCGGATGCCCGGAGCATTGTCCTCGACATGGTGCGCCGCACCGCGGAGGAGGTGTTCATCCCTTTCACCGTGGGGGGTGGAATCCGCACGCTGGAAGATATCCGCGAGATACTGAAAGCAGGCGCGGACAAGGTGTCCATCAACACTGCGGCGGTGCTCACACCCGACATCATCAACCAGGGCGCCGAGCGGTTCGGAAACCAGTGCATTGTGGTTGCAATCGATCCAAAACGGTCGAAAACCATCCCTGTGGGCGAACACGGTTATTTCGAGGTGCATATCCACGGCGGCAGGACAGCGACCGGCATCGATGCTGTGGAATTCGCCCGTGAGGTGGAACAGCGCGGCGCGGGGGAAATCATGCTCACCAGCATGGACCGTGACGGCACCCGTGACGGCTATGACATCGAGCTTTTAAAAGCGGTCACCGGCGCGGTGAACATACCGGTCATTGCGTCCGGCGGAGTCGGTACATTGGAACACATATACGAGGCATTGACCTCCGGAGGTGCAAGCGCGGCTCTGGCCGCCTCGATCTTTCACTACCGCGAGTACTCGATTCGGCAGACGAAGGAGTATCTCGCGGCTCGCGGCATCACAGTCAGGCTGTAAGGCCCGGCCATCAAGTGAAAGAGAGCTTAAATTTTACATGACGGCAGATTTTATTGTGCGTGTTAATGTATTAATACCGATGCCCTGCTTTATACTTTACAAAAGCAGAGAACCCTTTCGGCATGGTGTGGAATGTTTAGATCCTGAAACGAGTTCAGGATGACGCGTGTCATGCCGAACTTGTTTCGGCATCTATTCGCTCTTGTAAGCGCATTAAATCGTCATCATGTATACAACTTGTATCTCAACTAGCGGAGTATACTATCATGATAATCGTTATGAAGACAGGCGCGCCAAAGGAACATGTCGACCATGTCATAGACCTCATTCGTGAACTCGGATATACCCCTCACCCCATTTACGGCGAGCAGAAAACCGTCATCGGCGCCATCGGAGACGAGCGCGGAAAATTCCGCCTGGAATCCTTGTCCAGTATGCCGGGAGTCGAATCGGTCATGCCGATTCTCAGTCCCTATAAGCTGGTGGGAAGGGAGCTGAAAAAAGAAACCACGATCATACCCATCGACGGGCACACGGTCGGCGGTGAGGAGTTCATGCTCATCGCCGGGCCATGCTCGGTTGAAAGCCGCGACCAGATACTATCTGTGGCGAAAGCGGTGAAAAAAACAGGCGCCCAGTATCTTCGGGGCGGCGCATTCAAACCGAGAACTTCCCCCTATTCTTTCCAGGGATTGGAAGAGGATGGGCTCAAGCTGCTCAAGGAGGCTTCCAAGGCCACCGGCCTTAAAATCGTCACCGAGGTAATAACCCCTACCGATGTGCTTCTGGTCAACAAATACGCCGATGTGCTCCAGGTCGGGGCGCGGAACATGACTAATTATGCCCTGCTCAAAGACCTGGGAAAGATTGAGAAGCCGGTCATGCTCAAGCGGGGGATGTCCGCCACAATCCAGGATCTTTTGATGTCCGCCGAGTACATCGCGAGCGAGGGAAACCAGAACATCATCCTCTGCGAGCGGGGAATCCGTACATTCGAGACGGCAACGCGGAACACTCTTGATCTTTCGGCGGTGCCCCTCCTGAGGGAAAAATCCAATCTGCCCATCATAGTCGACCCATCGCACGGCACCGGCATCCGCAGTCTGGTCGGTCCGATGTCGAAGGCGGCGGTAGCGAGCGGGGCGGACGGCATCATGGTCGAAGTGCACCCGGAACCGGAAAAAGCTTTCAGCGATGGCGCCCAGAGCCTTCTACCTGCGGAATTCGCCGCGCTGGTGAAAGAACTGTTGAAATATCTGAAACTGGAAGGGAAGAGACTCTGAACGGCTTGGATAGGAAAACATGCCTGGCCGGCGTCCGAAGAATTGTGATCAAGCTCGGCACCAGGATGATCACCAGCGGTCCCTATACGCTGGACACAGAGGCTCTGGCGCGGCTTGCGATGGATATCGCCGATCTGCACAGGCATAACTATGAGATAATCATCGTTACTTCGGCGGCAATCGCTGCGGGAATGGGCCGGATGGGTATACATCGCCGGCCCAGAGCCATACCCCAGCTCCAGGCCCTTGCTTCCATCGGCCAGAATCTGCTGCTTAACGCTTACGAAAAAGCCCTCGGGATGTTCGGACTCCCTATCGGGCAGGTGCTTCTGACCATCGATGACATCCACAACCGCAAGCGTTACACCAATCTCCGGAATGCTTTCAATGAACTGCTCCGCATGGGGGTAATCCCCATTGTCAACGAGAATGACGCGGTAGGCACCGAAGAGGTAAAAGTCGGAGATAACGACAACCTTTCATCGTATGTGGCAAGCCTGGTGAACGCCGACCTGCTCGTGCTGTTCACCGATGTGGACGGCCTTTATGACCGTGACCCGCGTGAGGGTGATGGTAACCTCATCTCTTTGGTGACCCGCATCACCCCTGAAATCGAGGCTCTCAGCGGAGGCGCTGGCGACCCCGCGGCGGTGGGCGGCATGAGGACGAAAATCGAGGCTGCGAACCGTGTGCTCAGCGCCGGGGGCATGATGATCATTGTAAACGGGAAAAAGGCGCGGCTGCAAGAAATTCTTCAGGGCGATGATATAGGTACTCTCTTCTGCCCGGAACGAAACGGTCTTGCCGCCCGCAGTCACTGGATCGCCATGTCTGCCAGGGTATGCGGAATTCTGAAGGTCGATGCCGGAGCGGCTCAAGCCATAGTGGAAAAGAACGCCAGCCTCCTGCCTAAAGGCATTACCGGCGTCGAGGGAAACTTCGTTATCGGAGATGTCGTGACGGTAGCAGACCCCGCCGGAGAAGAAATCGCCCGTGGTGTGACGCTCTATGATTCTTATGAAATCAGAAAGATCATGGGAAATCATTCTGAGGAGATCACAGCGATTCTCGGGTACAACAGGGGAACCACGGTGATTCACCGTAACGATATGGTGAACGCCCGCGTAAAAAAATAACTCACCCCCTAACCCCCTCTCTCGACAAGCGAAAGAGGGGGAAGAAAAACTGTCGCCCTCCGGATCTCGTCACCCCCTCTCCAACTTGGTTGGAGAGGGGGACGAGGGGTGAGGAAAAGATGA encodes:
- a CDS encoding DUF433 domain-containing protein, whose translation is MKQFERITINPDVCTGKPCIRGLRFPVSRLLGLLASSETIETILRDYPYLEKGDIEEALQYAAWLAEEETVEVSK
- a CDS encoding DUF4160 domain-containing protein, with translation MSEISRFFGIVISMYYREHFPPHFHARYGEYKAGIKIDDFTVFEGNLPPRALGMIIEWAAQHKDELASNWSSVQDKKPLLQIEPLK
- a CDS encoding DUF2442 domain-containing protein, whose translation is MFHDATNVKYLGNYHLEVEFDTGEKGIVDLSDLSKEGGVFSRFSDIEYFKQVYINKELGVLTWPGDIDLAPETIYSMATGKPLPEWMEVEDE
- a CDS encoding type II toxin-antitoxin system HicB family antitoxin, whose protein sequence is MLVSFSVNGITHTAIVHEAEEGGYWAEVPSIPGCATQGDTLDELLHNLHEAVEGCLLAEIAPNTI
- the hisF gene encoding imidazole glycerol phosphate synthase subunit HisF; translation: MIAKRIIPCMDVDKGRVVKGVNYVNLRDAGDPVEQARFYDAEMADELVFLDITASSDARSIVLDMVRRTAEEVFIPFTVGGGIRTLEDIREILKAGADKVSINTAAVLTPDIINQGAERFGNQCIVVAIDPKRSKTIPVGEHGYFEVHIHGGRTATGIDAVEFAREVEQRGAGEIMLTSMDRDGTRDGYDIELLKAVTGAVNIPVIASGGVGTLEHIYEALTSGGASAALAASIFHYREYSIRQTKEYLAARGITVRL
- the aroF gene encoding 3-deoxy-7-phosphoheptulonate synthase, with product MIIVMKTGAPKEHVDHVIDLIRELGYTPHPIYGEQKTVIGAIGDERGKFRLESLSSMPGVESVMPILSPYKLVGRELKKETTIIPIDGHTVGGEEFMLIAGPCSVESRDQILSVAKAVKKTGAQYLRGGAFKPRTSPYSFQGLEEDGLKLLKEASKATGLKIVTEVITPTDVLLVNKYADVLQVGARNMTNYALLKDLGKIEKPVMLKRGMSATIQDLLMSAEYIASEGNQNIILCERGIRTFETATRNTLDLSAVPLLREKSNLPIIVDPSHGTGIRSLVGPMSKAAVASGADGIMVEVHPEPEKAFSDGAQSLLPAEFAALVKELLKYLKLEGKRL
- the proB gene encoding glutamate 5-kinase, translating into MDRKTCLAGVRRIVIKLGTRMITSGPYTLDTEALARLAMDIADLHRHNYEIIIVTSAAIAAGMGRMGIHRRPRAIPQLQALASIGQNLLLNAYEKALGMFGLPIGQVLLTIDDIHNRKRYTNLRNAFNELLRMGVIPIVNENDAVGTEEVKVGDNDNLSSYVASLVNADLLVLFTDVDGLYDRDPREGDGNLISLVTRITPEIEALSGGAGDPAAVGGMRTKIEAANRVLSAGGMMIIVNGKKARLQEILQGDDIGTLFCPERNGLAARSHWIAMSARVCGILKVDAGAAQAIVEKNASLLPKGITGVEGNFVIGDVVTVADPAGEEIARGVTLYDSYEIRKIMGNHSEEITAILGYNRGTTVIHRNDMVNARVKK